A segment of the Tachysurus vachellii isolate PV-2020 chromosome 18, HZAU_Pvac_v1, whole genome shotgun sequence genome:
ctcACTGCTTAGTACCAAAATAGAGAAAAGGGAAAAGGCCATTTAGATAAAAGACCATCTGTGGTATAGCCTAAACAAAACACCTTCTCTGTAGACAACATGTACCTGTTGTGTAAGTAATttcattttgccttttttgctATTTAACatctaatttgttttaaattctattataaatattgtaaGGTATACTACAATCCAGACAAGGTTCAGACTTAGCTTTTTCCCACATAGACTAaagaaaatgcataaaaaaaaaaatcacaatttaactaattatacatttaaatgtttctttttgccACCGAATAGTAAATATTCAGACTATTATCAGTCAACACAGCAAATGTTTAGCTTAGTGCAGTTTAGTGCACATTGTGATGCATTTCCTGAGAGACATGGTTCTTTTCCTGGTTTACTCAGTGATGTAGTAAATTGTAATCACTAGACCTTTTCCCGCTTGCTCTGCCATGCCCTAACAGGTGATTTTAAGTAAACTATGTGTGCTGAGAATTAATTAAAACTAAACTAACATGtagaaaaacaatcatttatttatttcagacgGTTTGTCTTGATAAAACACTATAAAAGTCAGTTTgatcaaataaaagaaaacattttggtGTGAAGCCAGAAAACAAAGAAGCACTGATTTTGGTAAAGTGTGTTGATTGTCTAAATTGGACAAGCAGCTGTTTTCACTCCTGTTGCGTCACCATCTTCAACATCCTCAGAGCCATCGAGCCCTGGTCAGACGGGATCTAcgaggaaataaaagaaaaagtttttattacagcatttggcagacgcccttatccagagcgacgtacataattgcttaaatctctaacattggatacattaatgctggctcactaggttacatacttaagataccatgagtttaaaacattgttcaaggTTTTACATTGATAAGCATCTTTTAAAGGAAGTGGAAGTAGCCCGACTTTCAGACATAAGCATATGACCGTGAATGTATACCCTGTATATGATATACATGATGTATATGATGACTTCCTCCTTCAGCTTCAACAACACTGACCAAAATTCTTTCATTCTTCACTGACTTTCATTCTTACTTTAATGTggttgattgtattaatatatattcaCCTTATACAGTAAAGTCAGGATTAAAACTACTTCATTACCATGTGTCCAGCTTTGAGGATCCAGTAGAAAGCAAAGTTCTTGTAGGTTTTATAAAAAGCTCCAGTTTGTCCTGTCGATTGCGGGTCTTCCAGCGCCGTCCATTTCATCTGGTTAAACTTTTTAAGTCCGTCccattttagctttttaacCCAAAGCTCCTGACCTGCaaaatccacacaaacacattactctgtaattctgttatttattaatgacataAAGCCTGGACCTAAAGTGTACATTGAtgtatgggggaaaaaaaagtacacaaaaactttattaaataacttctggggggaaaaaaaaatgtgtttgggATGTGGAACGACAGCTGACAGCATTTTTGTTTGCAGTGATTTGtctacaatatttattttgtctggAAATTCACGACTACTTTTCTGTTTGACTTAcaagcaataaaacaaatactacAATGGAACAAAAATCAGATGATTTACAAACATGAAGTGGCTTTAACCCTtgtgttgtcctcctatacaaattaggagtgctgagtcaacttgaccttgtctgttttgactgcttttAAAAAATTAACTATATATGATAGactaaaaaggttaaaaaaaaaaaaaaaaaaaaaaaaaaaaggctaacttgtttccaacatattaacatatattttgcaaattatatatatatatatatatatatatatatatatatatatatatatatatatatatatatatatatatatacacacacacacacacacacacattatatatatatatatatatatatatatatatatatatatatatatatatatatatatatatatatatttggtataataaaccttatttatatacaaaaatggctcattttttaattaaaaaaaaaaaaaaataaaaaatttttgaattattttcactattgaggcacaaaagttgatgcacgattacaggctggtatatttcaagggcaggagattgttttgaaaccattttgaccatttttaatgtcagcaaataataaaacctgtttttttacaggccaaactgacttgaatgcttataaatcaaaaattctacaattagcaccattctgtgtataatatctattttacactcgtaatatgtattttacccacctgatgtcatctgatcaaccaacaacaggctacacacacactcaaaaacatggcataatttcatgtgaataaaactttgtttacctccttatgttttgttttattatacttaatttatgaatgataacccttatgaaattttgccatgttttgagtaaaataagcagaaattattaaatattattttggataaccactggctgataaatgtcaaacattactcagcatatctccaggccaaagctgactgatgcaactaaattcataaataagagagaggaaacaaatatgatttgaatatgaaaacacgtgtgtgtgtgtgtgtgtgtgtgtgtgtgtaaagattgttggtagaagaagaaaagatattgtccccagctggacaaatgcatataacaagtgtgaaatatttacaaatgattgtttttgtttttttggaggcccaatgaattgcaatgcccaatgcttgtgtgtgcgtgtctgtgtgtgtgtgtgtatagagcatcatttcggtagatcatattttgccctatgctaggcaaaggtatatcaaaagtgagaaatatttacaaatgtgtagcttttttttctggaggcctaatgaaatgcaatgcccaatatgtgtgtgtgtttgtgtgtgtgtgcgcatgtgtgtgtgtgtgtgtgaaatgtttacaaatgtgtagcttttttttttgtctggaggccaactgaattgcaatgcctaatgctttgaacagtgtttgactctgtgtgtgtgtgtgtgtgtgtgtgtgtgtagcatcatttcggtagatcatattttgccctctgctaggcgaaggcatatcaaaagtatgaaatatttacaaatgtttggctttttttcttttctggaggcctaatgaaatgcaatgcccaatttgtgtgtgtgtttgtgtgtgtgtgcatgtgtgtgtggggtgtgagtgtgtgttttgggtgcgtgtgttagtggacattttacgtgtgcatttttgtgtctgtatgtatgttcattgcgctgaaaagggcaaaagtgtgacctattgccccactaaatgtggccgagtcaaaatgacccaagaggaTAACGAAAGCgtatatactgttctgaacacatagttcaacgaaaatagacaaaattaattttgcttgcaaagttcataatttggaacaatcctggtaaatttcaggcaaatatgtggaagaaaaccaaagttatgATACAATTCTTCCAGcggggtcaaaaagacccagggacaaCATGAAGGTTAAAAGTATTTTGTACAAAACTCTCATTAACTCTAAAAtatctcatttattttttgttagttAAAGAGTTTTGTCTGGAAAAGAATATTTGTGGAAAATATGTTTACACGTTTATATTTTGAATCAATTTGTTTTAGTCTGTTACTGTGTAGTAATAAAGGGTGTtacaaaggtgtttttttgttttttttacaatcatttAAGTTTGTTCCTGTGTGTAACACAcaaattgtgttgttttgtaagAAAGTTTAAGTAcatatattctttctttctctagcAGAAAATCTGTTCATCACTGATTACCTTTAAATGGCTATTGTTATAACAAAGAAGAACTTGGAATGCCTTTGTCATCctataatattcattttaaaatctaaattgATCAGTAATGAGGTGTTTTACCTATGGTGTCCACGATTAAGTCCAGCTGGCCGTTGTAGACAGTCACATTCACTCCTTCAGCCAAAAGCTCATCAACAATGTCGATCACAGGCTTCATAAAGTCTCCGGACATGCTGGAAAACACATCTCCAGACTGGCCTGGGCAGGcacattaaattcattttcattaaatttTCTAACAGCAGCTGAAGAAGTGTTACCACGGTAACAAtggactcacacacagacacaaacaacgATCATTTATTCGAGATGGATGTTTACCTCCCCATGTCACATTGCTGGGAATGATGCCAAGCTTCTTCCTGATTGGTCCATTCATCAGCTCGTCGAGGGACTGGCCATGCAGCGGTTGGACATGTCGCTGTTTTAAAGCAGCTGTGACGCAGACAAAAAAGTAACAAACATTCAAAGTTCATGGGTCTAGATTATCAACCTGCTGTTgatattttcctaaaacatCGAGCaccatcatgttttattaattatttacaaaatagCCAGAGATTGTACAAGTGTTCTGACTGAATTAAGAAAGTGCATCTTACAGAGATAGCCCTGGTTTTCTGTGCTGGATTTGAGCATGTCGCTGTTCGGAGTGAGGATGTTGTAGAAATTCACACCGTTGGTGTTCTGgaacaaaatttaaatatgaattcatTAATCCACTTTAAATCAACATAAAGAAATCATGATATGTTCCAAAGTCAGTCcagctgttttctgttttgttgctgatttgtctgtctgtcactttaTTCATCAAAGTGGGAAGTTCTGGAGGGAGATTTATTTTGCAAAGATATGCTGCATATCATAGGAAATAAAGGAGAAACATTGTGTGCTTTATGCTGGATCAGGTGCGCTCTACCGTCTTCACTGCGGCACTGAGTCgctcatttgtataaagttAAAATGTTCTCGACTTTGTAATTTCAATGGACACGGCCAATTTTATTATCTGGTCGCCAATGGATTATGTCGTTCATGTCGCTAAAAGTTCGTCACTCATGAAAATAAACGTAAAGATGCTCTGTTTGCTTTGTCGTGAGTCGCTGTATGTGTAAAGGTAGCATAATATGGATTAAATTGTCCAGTAGCACTGAGATcaactctcatacacacacacacacacaatacatcttGATTGAGTAAGAGTGAGCAGCACAATACAGTGTGTCTGGAGGTCTCGGACCTGTTCTACGACGTTCTCTGCGATGTTCCACAACTGCGTGGCCTTGTCGTACTGCTCCTGTTCAACAGCCTTCTGAACTTCTTTAGCCGCTCGCATTACCTCACCCAGCCCAAAATCATCCAGCagggactacacacacacacacacacacaccttaagtCCAATTTTAACATTAgcaaatatgtatgtatatatatatatatatatatatatatgtgtgtatatatatatatatatatatatatatatatatatatatatatatatatatatatatatacacacatatatatatatacactttatacaagTATAATGATCGTGTAAGTCAAATAATTTTGAATTCCTGCTCTTTCAGTGTTTCAATGTAAGGAATGCAACATGCGTGTGCCTAcggttacaggaaaataatcaaagggTTGTGTGAAGCAGCCTGAGGTAAAGATAAGTTAGAGTCACCCTCTGTACATTGATTATAACTTTACACCCCTAAGTGTTTTCTCCTTCTTAAACCATAGCAATGCTAACAATATTTTCCCCTTTATGTTTCCATCTAATGTTGATGACTGTGCATGAAATAAGTTCATTCCtattatcacttacattatagcagctataaacagttgtttgaGAAATTCCTCACAGAAAATCTGACCGGATCAACAATTACACAAGTAGCCATATTACTttgtatgttctttttttttttattgtttttaacctGAGgtcaattaaacaaacaaacaacaaagctAGTGTGCTGATACGCTTTTAGCTGGCAGTGTATGCAATATTGCTGCAATAATGTATTACTTACAGTGCTGTACAAGTAGGGTCCCCATGTCATAACAGAGTCTAtagtaaaaaagaaagcagtTTATTATAGAATGTACCAAGATCCCAAATAAAGAGTGCTATTGGTGCACTTTCTGCGTTTGAATTACACAAGACAAAAGACGAAACAATGAAAATATGAACTTTGGGAATGTCCAAAGGCAATGAGACAAGTTAAAATACGAGACACAAAGCAAAATAGTTCTATTTGTGTTCCATTCATAAGGGACGAATCAGTAACTACATTTCCACAAAATGTCTTTGGAGTCTTTGGACGTGCGACATGCTAGCCGTGAATATCAAAAGTCAAAACCGAATTGATCTTGATCATATTAAATCATAACAAGAAACCTGACAAAAATACTGGGGTAATAGTGACGTATTGTCCACAAAACACAATAAGGTCTGAATTTTcacaaatgaaccagttcaGGTGTTTACACACGCTTGATTCTCAATACTGTGTTTTGTTATCTAGATGATTAATGACTGAATAGTTCTTCATGAGTCCTTTGTATGTCCTAAGATGTTAAACATCCCACAATTCTTCAGAAATATCCTCCAGCTTCTGCACATTCTTTACTTTTTCACCATTGTCAGCATGTGTGACCCCATTCCAACAGCGACTATTTGATTTTGAGGTCCATCTTTTCCCACTGAGGATAACTGAGGGACTCGTACATGACTAGAACACAAGCTGCAAACATTCGCTGATGCTCAAGGAAGCAGCCTGAGACATTAAGAGCCATGGGGGTGTAAACTGTTGAACAGGAAGATTGGCATATATTATGTTGTTTCAAAAGATTGTTATTTAGTACTGCCCTTCAGCTACATAAGATAATTACGCAGTTcccaaaagacaaaataaaactcGTCACCGAACaccctgttcaaaagtttacacccccttCCTTGAAGACATATGTGAACTTACGACCTCAGTTGAAATTTTTATTGGTATTAATTATTTGAGCACACAGTTACCCACAATGCATCAGTCTGCAACAATATCCCCTCCTCTGTATTCTGTACGTTTAGGTACGAACGTCTTAAACTAGATAGTCATGACACCATCTTGCTCATATGAAAGATGCGACCCTTCACAGACACGTAAATCACTTGGTAAGTCAGCACTTTTGACTCATATCACACATGACTCATTTTCTGTTCCACCAAACGATCACATGCCCTTGTGGAACCTTTGTACCATAACCTTTATACTTTCTGTATGATGATCACATCTGCAAATAAACTAAATTTCCATCATCTTTGCAGCGAGACACCTTAATTCTGCTACGTGACTTTCTAAGAAGGATTACACTGTAAAAATCGAAGTTTTTGTAAAGTACAGACCAATAGGAGAAATCCAGGAGTCTCCCAGTGCCACGCCTGCAAAATTACACTTGATGGAACCCTTCCTGATGGCCTACAGAGAGcgacagaaaacagaaacgaAATGACGATGTATTAATGCCTGCACATATTAACACCGAAATAAACCATTACACACTTagaatactgtatatagctttGGAGACGTTTAAAGGAAGTAAAAATGTAGATTTTAGAGATCAGACTGAAAAAATTCATGCTGTTCTCTATACACTTTATACTCATAATTTTACATCTTACACAAGTTGTACATTGTACAACTTGTACATTGTTGATAGAAAGGCCCGCTTTTATACACAACCTGAAAGTGAGCATGTTTCTATACCTTGGTGAGCTCCAGTGAAATAGCAGCAGCCATCTTTCCTCCATAAGACTCAGAAAATATGTAGAAAGGCACACTCTGTACAAGAGAGAGGAAATATACAGTCGAGGATTTCAGTCATACTGGATAGACTAGACTAAACACTCCCTTTGTTCAGATTCAGACACATCAGTAGAGGTAGTGTATGCGGTGTGTAATTGTGATTTCATGTTGTATTTGTTGACACTGCATGCGTGTTACCTGAAACTCAGTTTTTTTGGAGAAGAAGTGCTGTAGGAGGACCATCATGTCTGATGCCACCATCGCCACGTCTTTAGTGAGAGCACCGTATGAGTCTGTGTAGCTGTAACCAGTTCCAACCGGATTATCCACGAATAATACACTCGCTGCATTcacctaaacacacagacactatatatgcagattacatttttacatattttaaatgcTGCTACAGCTGTTTTGCACATCAAACAAAACTGTACACTGATTGGGGTTATAGTAATGTATCTGTCATATCGGtcttgaatgaataaaatgaaattggggcatagaagtctttattattcttttcctCACATATCACATCTGAGGAGGTTGTGTTCAgagcagctatgatacagcgtcCCTGGATTAAAGATTGTTAGGGTCCTTGAtaaattgcccaacagtggcaggttggcagtgctggggcttgaaccccgaccttcaAATCAACAACCCAAATACAAATCAACTTAAATTCAGCTACAacttgtagtgtattgtatacGCTCATGTGTTGTGCTGTTTGCACAAGGCTGCACACATGTACTACGTTAATAGGTTAAGTTTTACTTTTCAgccttagttctgtgttgttttatgcagctctgtgtctttatctagcaccagggtcctggaggaacgttgctTCATTTCACTGTCTACTGCACCAGCTATACATGATTAAAATAACTTGACTtgacgcacatacacacaaactcacagatACAACATAAAAccatattttctatatattctCTCTCAACACTACAATTTCATGTGATATAAAAATTATGAACTGATTCAGTTTCAAGAGAGCTGATGattctattttgttttgttctggggttttttcttatttcactcATAAAGCTGAGTGTGTAACAGCATCAGAAACCACAAAACCATGTTTGTTTGGGATTCTGAAGTGTtttcatgtgagtgtgtgatcaTTTAGAAATGCAGTTTGGACAATGCTAAACTAGCACCTATTTACTTCGAAGACTCCTTCTTTGGCTTGCGAAAGAATGATAATTGGTAATATTGATCGAATCAAGCTTCTGAATGCCTTCTTTTCAACCCAAATTGATTATCACTGCATGTCTGTTATACTGTAagattagtcaggacactgtttcTGTATCTAGAGTATTGTTAACTGCTGGTGAGCAGGACAAATGAGGAGGCTTGTGAGCTGCTTGATGAGCAAACAATTCACACTTCTCCACTATAACAATGATACAGAGTTCagacaacacaacaaaagatTTTTTAACCCTTTGTTCACTGATATACATAGTATAGAACATGGTGTGTAGCTTAATAGCTTTTGTATTAACTTACCAAGTCAGAGTTCTTtgcatttagcaaaaaaaatttgataAATCTTTTCACACGTACCCAGGAGGTTTCTCTCGGCTGAAGGTTGGTGTCAAGAGGTCCGATTTCCGCAAAGTTTCCAAAACCGCAACTTGACCCTCCAGGACCCCCCTGATCCAAAACAACATGATTAAGTGATGTGATTTCTCTAAAACCATCAACATAAAAATACTGAAAGACAAATCTATTCAATTATTTTTGTCTCATAGTGAAAAAGCATTTTATGAGAGTCACACCTGAAGCCACATGACCAGTGGCACATCCTGAAAGCTGGCTGGTGAGCTGTTAGCGTAGTAAAGCCACCAGAACATATGAGCGCCATCACGTACGTCCACGTAATCCCATGCCTCTTTTCCCGAAACTGCAAGAATGATAATTGGTAATATTGATCGAATCAAGTTTCTGAATGCCTTTTTTTTAGAGGACTATATGAAAGCTTGTAATATGAAGATGGAAGGGACACAATCCCACTTGATGGACCTTGAACTGTAATGTGCAAATCTGTTCATGGAGCAAAAATACCATTATTTCCATATTGTACCCTGTTGATACTCAGTATAACAGCACACTTGGTAGTGACGTCAGCACCCCCGTGACGTCAGCACCCCCGTGACCAGAACCAGAAATAAAGTACAGGAATATAGTGGATGGGTTTCAGAGTGCACTTTCCCTTTAAGAGCGGATACTTCCAGTGCTTTATTACAAAGCTGCGGTACTCTGATATATTAACATGATACACGTTCACATTAAAACGGCTcctctttcactttcactattcaccagaaaaaatgtaaaaatctgtgCAGATTAAAGACAGACGTATATTTAAAAGCATTATGGCTGTTCAAAAGACGCTGCTGCTCCAAACGAGAAAGAAATCTTGATCTCAGAAATAAGGATCATCTTCAAAGTCCTAAACAAGCTCCAAACGAGTTCAAACGAATCAAAACAAATGATACAGTTACGGAACTGAAAACGGTTCCTATGCAAACCTACAGAACTCATAACTGCACATTCGGGTACATAATCTCTGCCTTAGTTAAGTGAGTTTCCTCTGATAAAAGTGAATAATTACCTGTGTTAAAATAAGTCGCTAACAGCAGTGTAGCAAGTAAATAAGCGCCAATGCAGCACCGCGCCATCTTTACAGCCGTCTCGGTTCCCGGTACCGACTCTCAGCTACTTCAGCAACGCTAAAAACAACAAGCGAACATCATATGACTCCCGAGTCAGCTGAcataagaaaaggaaaaggttAGGGGCGGGGGTTTCCATGAAGCCTGCTCACAAAAtcccatagatatatacactagatgtcgccttttatacggcagtacattggagcgaatgcgtcaactgcaccgccatcttggtacaggggaccccctcctcttaatgcattagcgtcaaagtaggcaaagaaataaaatcaccataaatcgtcatgaatgcgatttctagtttttttggtgtgttccaaaggtcagacatgtatttatcattaagtccagagaaaatttaaggtttttgatattaagataatctactttttcacaatataatgcatagtgctagtaggtgtaagtttattagttacattcttccacttgagtaaacttcaaatgaacaatcactacttaccttatagcctactgcatgcaacactgctacaatggtgtgactatacatgttaatgtaaacatttaaattgtattggtttattaaatatgatacacaaagcaatttgcaggtggaagcaaatcacaaatttgagaggaacataatgtgaaagttagatagttgaggtgccaaagactgttcaatcttttatttattcttttcccgcaatacttttgccacattaaataagtatgtactaaagtcacataaaccaaaaaaaacccccacaaagtttgactttgaggctgaactgccaacctaactggtgacatctttcCAGGACTTTCAGCTGAATtacccatttaaaaaaaagtctttagtgctgcaactgcaactcgtctctgtttatcacttgggaatctacaaacacattcagattcagattattttatttaataccatgtcagcaatcaaaagctattttcatttcaaacattCAATTACaattgccctgtgatgggttggcactccgtccagggtgtatcctgccttgatgccctatgacgcctgagataggcacaggctccccgtgacccgaggtagttcggataagcggtagaagatgaatgaatgaatgaaccatgtcagcaatcaaaagctattttcatttcaaacattCAATTACaattgccctgtgatgggttggcactccgtccagggtgtatcctgccttgatgccctatgacgcctgagataggcacaggctccccgtgaaccgaggtagttcggataagcggtagaaaatgaatgaatgaatgaatgaattacaaaaacaaaaatatcatataaatgcaataaaaacaaaacaaatataaacagcaagtcatattttacatttttttattttaattaacatacgataaaaaaaaaatccaaacccttttcaggcattcattcattcattttctaccgcttatccgaactacctcgggtcacggggagcctgtgcctatctcaggcgtcatcgggcatcaaggcaggatacaccctggacggagtgccaacccatcgcagggcacacacacactctcattcactcacacaatcacacactacggacaattttcaagagatgccaatcaacctaccatgcatgtctttggaccgggggaggaaaccggagtacccggaggaaacccccgaggcacggggagaacatgcaaactccacacacacaaggcagaggcgggaatcgaaccccgaccctggaggtgtgaggccaacatgctaaccactaagccaggacaatctaataaaatatgtttgacagataagggaatcttacagaacatacataaagttgggtcttcacctttaagcaaaaaagcatgggtcaatttttaatgtccttattaagagcttcggaatctacaaacattgtcagttttcctaactgtcaaaaactgaTGGGTAACTAACATGGATTAGCtgtggtcgttaaccaaggactgaaacaaaccaacataaccagaaatataatttcctaacattcaatattataaaacacattctcacttgtgaaatgtaatcccttgctgtctggtttttagatttctttcgtttgaacatccaaacgcagcacaaaagtccggcatcgtccatgtaTTTGAAGTACAAGCCCcctgtacaaagatggcggcggttttgacgcatttttaggaccccaagtcGACATCTGTggtatag
Coding sequences within it:
- the scpep1 gene encoding retinoid-inducible serine carboxypeptidase; this encodes MARCCIGAYLLATLLLATYFNTVSGKEAWDYVDVRDGAHMFWWLYYANSSPASFQDVPLVMWLQGGPGGSSCGFGNFAEIGPLDTNLQPRETSWVNAASVLFVDNPVGTGYSYTDSYGALTKDVAMVASDMMVLLQHFFSKKTEFQSVPFYIFSESYGGKMAAAISLELTKAIRKGSIKCNFAGVALGDSWISPIDSVMTWGPYLYSTSLLDDFGLGEVMRAAKEVQKAVEQEQYDKATQLWNIAENVVEQNTNGVNFYNILTPNSDMLKSSTENQGYLSALKQRHVQPLHGQSLDELMNGPIRKKLGIIPSNVTWGGQSGDVFSSMSGDFMKPVIDIVDELLAEGVNVTVYNGQLDLIVDTIGQELWVKKLKWDGLKKFNQMKWTALEDPQSTGQTGAFYKTYKNFAFYWILKAGHMIPSDQGSMALRMLKMVTQQE